Genomic DNA from Marispirochaeta aestuarii:
TCGGGGAGCTGGGAAGAAATATGGCGATCCCTGGAATCAATAGAGTATCTTGAACTTGATAGCCTCTATGAATATATAACGCTATTGAATAATGCAACCATCGCTGCAAAAATTGGCTACTTTCTTCAGCAAAACCAGGAAACCTTAATGGTTGATGATAAATTCATAGCAAAACTTAAAAATAAAAAACCTAATCAACCGCACTATTTCAGTCGGAGCATTCGCCAAAAATGTCATCTAATAAAGGAATGGAATTTAATGGTACCTATCGAGATAGTTAATCATTCGTGGAATGATGTATTATGATCCTATCCCCGGCAGAAATTCTTCCAATTGCAGAATCAACAGGGTTTAATCCTATAATGATAGAAAAAGTGATTCATTTAATGAATTTATTGAATGGTTTAAATAGCCACCCCTTCCTGAAACGAAAATGGGTTCTCAAAGGTGGTACCGCTCTAAATCTATTCATCTTTGACCTTCCTCGACTTTCTGTTGATATTGATCTCAATTATATAGGGGCTATTGATCGAGAACAAATGATTGAAGATAGACCCAAAATTGAACAAGCTGTACAAGCTGTTTTCTCAAGAGAAGGTTTTGCTATAAAGCGTATACCTTCCGAACATGCCGGAGGAAAATGGATTCTTAACTATCAAACTTACGCAGGACACCCCGGAAATCTTGAAGTAGATTTCAATTTCATGTTTCGTCAGCCCTTATGGGAACCGGTTATTAAAACATCCAAATCACTCGGACCTTTCACAGTATCCAATATACCAGTTTTGGATTTTCATGAGTTAGCTGCAGGCAAACTCGCAGCGCTTCTGGCTAGAACACAAGCAAGAGATTTATATGATAGTGTACAGATTTTAAACCAAATGACACTGGATAAATCATCACTTCGTGTTGCGTTTGTAGTATATGGAGGAATGAATCGGATCGACTGGCGAACTATCTCCGTAGATGATATTCGATTCAATCCGGAAGATTTGGCCAGAAAGCTTCAGCCTGTTCTTCACGATCATTCGATATTGAAAGACATAACAGCTCAAGAATATGGAGAGAAACTTGTAGTCGAATGCCAAAAACAAATTTCAAAAGTACTACCACTTCAAAATTCCGAGAAGCAATTTCTCGATTTGTTACTTGATAAAGGCGAAATCAAACCAGAGTTGCTGACTATTGATTCTGAACTCCAAGAAAAGATAATTCGTCACCCATTACTCCAGTGGAAAGCAGTAAATGTTAGAAAGCATAGAGGGTTTGAATGACAGAGGAATCTAAGCGTATATCTGAAATACAACGAGAACTCCAAGATATTGAATCACATAAACAAAAGCTCCTTGTAGAACTCAAAATCCTTGAATCCTCCAAATCTGAAAAAGTTGTTTCCTTTGCCGGAGAACCAATATTTTCCACTCCCCCTGAAACACCTGAAAATAAAATTAGTTTATTTTTGAAACTATTCCGTTGCCGTGATGATTTATTCCCAAAATATTGGGAAAACAAAAGAAGTGAGAAGAAGAGATATAGCCCGGTATGCACCAACGAATGGAAAAGAAAAATCTGTTACAAACCTAATGTTAAATGTTCCGATTGTGTAAATCAGGCTTTCATGCCATTTGATAAGAATGCTGCTTGGGACCATCTCACAGGTAAAACGACAATTGGATCATACGCAATAAACGGTCAGGATAGATGCATCTTTCTTGCAGCTGACTTTGACAAGTCAACATGGAAGGAAGATGTTATTGCCTATCAAAGTGCTGCTGAAGAATTACACGTTCAAGTAGCTATCGAGATCTCAAAATCAGGCAACGGAGCCCATGCATGGATTTTCTTCAATGAACTAGTTTCGGCATGCAAAGCACGCAAACTTGGCGATATTATTCTTAGCA
This window encodes:
- a CDS encoding nucleotidyl transferase AbiEii/AbiGii toxin family protein, whose protein sequence is MILSPAEILPIAESTGFNPIMIEKVIHLMNLLNGLNSHPFLKRKWVLKGGTALNLFIFDLPRLSVDIDLNYIGAIDREQMIEDRPKIEQAVQAVFSREGFAIKRIPSEHAGGKWILNYQTYAGHPGNLEVDFNFMFRQPLWEPVIKTSKSLGPFTVSNIPVLDFHELAAGKLAALLARTQARDLYDSVQILNQMTLDKSSLRVAFVVYGGMNRIDWRTISVDDIRFNPEDLARKLQPVLHDHSILKDITAQEYGEKLVVECQKQISKVLPLQNSEKQFLDLLLDKGEIKPELLTIDSELQEKIIRHPLLQWKAVNVRKHRGFE